In the genome of Streptomyces sp. V2I9, one region contains:
- a CDS encoding DUF488 domain-containing protein, translating to MARGSDPVRVRRAYDPVEDDDGTRVLVDRLWPRGVSKERADIDLWLKDVTPSDELRSWYHHDREDRHDAFVERYRAELDDATHAEAVGRLVDLVRKGGPVTLVTAAKDVPDSHVPVLLDHLKHVMKRT from the coding sequence ATGGCGCGTGGCAGCGACCCCGTACGCGTGCGCAGGGCGTACGACCCCGTCGAGGACGACGACGGCACGCGGGTGCTGGTGGACCGGCTCTGGCCCCGCGGCGTCTCCAAGGAGCGGGCCGACATCGACCTGTGGCTGAAGGACGTCACGCCCTCGGACGAGCTGCGCTCCTGGTACCACCACGACCGTGAGGACCGGCACGACGCGTTCGTCGAGCGCTACCGCGCCGAACTGGACGACGCGACGCACGCGGAGGCGGTCGGCCGGCTCGTGGACCTGGTGCGCAAGGGCGGCCCGGTCACGCTCGTCACCGCGGCCAAGGACGTCCCCGACAGCCATGTCCCGGTCCTGCTCGACCACCTGAAGCATGTGATGAAACGTACATAG
- the tsaE gene encoding tRNA (adenosine(37)-N6)-threonylcarbamoyltransferase complex ATPase subunit type 1 TsaE: MEAPHTSPAAETAPDPAGTTAPEPTTAPEPNATAAAESAATTAPEPNATAASGDAAAPAGAVPEAVSVTLTVTSPEQMQELGRRLARLLGPGDLVMLTGELGAGKTTLTRGLGEGLGVRGAVTSPTFVIARVHPSLSGGPALVHVDAYRLGGGLDEMEDLDLDVSLPESVVVVEWGDGKVEELSDDRLRVLIDRATGDTDDERRDVTLVGIGARWAGLRAELA, encoded by the coding sequence ATGGAAGCACCGCACACCAGCCCGGCCGCTGAGACCGCTCCGGACCCCGCCGGGACCACCGCTCCCGAACCCACAACCGCTCCCGAGCCGAACGCGACGGCGGCTGCCGAGTCCGCCGCGACGACCGCTCCCGAGCCGAACGCGACGGCCGCTTCCGGCGATGCCGCCGCGCCCGCCGGGGCCGTACCGGAAGCCGTCAGCGTGACGCTCACCGTCACGTCCCCCGAACAGATGCAGGAGCTGGGCCGCCGCCTCGCCCGCCTGCTCGGACCCGGCGACCTGGTGATGCTCACGGGCGAGCTGGGCGCGGGGAAGACGACGCTGACACGGGGCCTCGGCGAGGGCCTGGGCGTGCGCGGCGCGGTCACCTCGCCGACGTTCGTCATCGCCCGCGTCCACCCCTCCCTGTCCGGGGGCCCCGCCCTCGTCCACGTCGACGCGTACCGCCTCGGCGGCGGGCTCGACGAGATGGAGGACCTGGACCTCGACGTGTCGCTGCCGGAGTCGGTGGTGGTCGTGGAATGGGGCGACGGCAAGGTCGAGGAGCTGTCCGACGACCGGCTGCGGGTCCTCATCGACCGCGCCACCGGCGACACCGACGACGAGCGGCGCGACGTCACCCTGGTCGGCATCGGGGCGCGGTGGGCGGGGCTGCGGGCGGAGCTGGCGTGA
- a CDS encoding alpha/beta fold hydrolase, translated as MSESRAEAVVAATAQAANAAGPGGWRRAGIAGAAIGVLAAGAAAGVAVERLTVGRGMRKKARLALDATGPYGSLRGTPGRAVADDGTELYYEIDEVEADAPAAREGAGASGNRRRRLFGRRTPAPVTVVFSHGYCLGQDSWHFQRAALRGLVRAVYWDQRSHGRSGRGRSQADGVPVGIDQLGRDLKAVIDAAAPEGPLVLVGHSMGGMTMMALADRYPELIRDRVAAVALVGTSSGRLAEVSFGLPVAGVNAVRRVLPGVLKALGSQAELVEKGRRATADLFAGLIKRYSFSSRDVDPAVARFAERLIESTPIDVVAEFYPAFTEHDKSGALPVFRDVPVLILAGDKDLVTPSSHSEAIADVLPDAELVIVPDAGHLVMLEHPETVTDRLADLLVRSGTVPAANVGGHGSTAHQPGR; from the coding sequence GTGAGCGAGAGCAGGGCGGAAGCCGTGGTGGCCGCGACCGCGCAGGCCGCGAACGCGGCGGGTCCGGGCGGCTGGCGGCGGGCCGGGATCGCCGGGGCAGCGATAGGAGTGCTGGCCGCGGGCGCCGCCGCCGGGGTCGCCGTCGAGCGGCTGACCGTCGGGCGCGGCATGCGGAAGAAGGCCCGCCTCGCGCTGGACGCCACCGGGCCGTACGGCTCGCTGCGCGGCACCCCCGGCCGGGCCGTCGCCGACGACGGCACCGAGCTGTACTACGAGATCGACGAGGTGGAGGCCGACGCGCCCGCCGCCCGGGAGGGGGCCGGAGCCTCCGGAAACCGTCGCCGCAGGCTCTTCGGGCGCCGGACCCCCGCCCCGGTCACCGTCGTCTTCAGCCACGGCTACTGCCTCGGCCAGGACTCCTGGCACTTCCAGCGCGCCGCCCTGCGGGGCCTCGTCCGCGCCGTCTACTGGGACCAGCGCAGCCACGGCCGCTCCGGGCGGGGCCGGTCCCAGGCGGACGGGGTGCCGGTCGGCATCGACCAGCTCGGCCGCGATCTGAAGGCGGTCATCGACGCGGCGGCCCCCGAGGGCCCGCTGGTGCTGGTCGGCCACTCCATGGGCGGCATGACGATGATGGCGCTGGCCGACCGATATCCGGAGCTGATCCGCGACCGGGTCGCCGCCGTCGCCCTGGTCGGCACCTCCAGCGGCAGGCTCGCCGAGGTGAGCTTCGGGCTGCCGGTGGCGGGCGTCAACGCCGTGCGCCGGGTGCTGCCCGGAGTGCTGAAAGCGCTCGGTTCGCAGGCGGAACTGGTGGAGAAGGGGCGGCGGGCCACCGCGGACCTCTTCGCCGGGCTGATCAAGCGGTACTCGTTCAGCTCGCGGGACGTGGACCCGGCGGTCGCCCGGTTCGCGGAGCGGCTGATCGAGTCCACCCCGATCGACGTGGTCGCCGAGTTCTACCCGGCCTTCACCGAGCACGACAAGAGCGGGGCGCTGCCCGTGTTCCGGGACGTGCCCGTGCTGATCCTGGCCGGGGACAAGGACCTCGTCACGCCCAGCTCGCACAGCGAGGCCATCGCGGACGTCCTGCCCGACGCCGAGCTGGTGATCGTGCCGGACGCCGGTCACCTGGTGATGCTGGAGCACCCGGAGACCGTCACCGACCGGCTGGCCGACCTGCTCGTCCGCAGCGGCACGGTGCCGGCCGCTAACGTTGGCGGACATGGAAGCACCGCACACCAGCCCGGCCGCTGA
- the tsaB gene encoding tRNA (adenosine(37)-N6)-threonylcarbamoyltransferase complex dimerization subunit type 1 TsaB → MDTATPAVTVALHDGTSVIASSGQVDARRHGELLLPAVDRVLAEAGTKLDAVTDVVVGVGPGPYTGLRVGLVTAATFGSALSVPVHGLCTLDGLAYAAGQEGLEGPFAVATDARRKEVYWARYEDGRTRVGEPAVDRPADIADALAGLPVVGAGAALYPDAFPDARGPEHVAAGALAALAAERLAAGQELLEPRPLYLRRPDAQVPKNYKVVTPT, encoded by the coding sequence ATGGATACCGCCACGCCCGCCGTCACCGTCGCCCTCCACGACGGCACGTCCGTCATCGCCTCCTCGGGGCAGGTCGACGCCCGCAGGCACGGGGAGCTGCTGCTGCCCGCCGTCGACCGGGTCCTCGCGGAGGCCGGGACGAAGCTCGACGCCGTGACGGACGTGGTCGTGGGCGTCGGCCCCGGCCCGTACACCGGGCTGCGGGTCGGCCTGGTCACCGCCGCCACCTTCGGCTCCGCCCTCTCCGTCCCGGTCCACGGGCTGTGCACCCTGGACGGCCTCGCGTACGCCGCCGGACAGGAGGGCCTGGAGGGGCCCTTCGCCGTGGCGACGGACGCCCGCCGCAAGGAGGTCTACTGGGCGCGGTACGAGGACGGCCGCACCCGCGTGGGCGAGCCCGCCGTGGACCGTCCCGCCGACATCGCCGACGCGCTCGCCGGGCTCCCGGTGGTCGGCGCGGGCGCGGCGCTCTACCCGGACGCCTTCCCGGACGCGCGCGGCCCCGAGCACGTGGCCGCCGGGGCGCTCGCCGCGCTCGCCGCCGAACGGCTCGCCGCCGGGCAGGAGCTGCTGGAGCCCCGCCCGCTCTACCTGCGCAGGCCCGACGCCCAGGTCCCGAAGAACTACAAGGTGGTCACCCCCACGTGA
- the alr gene encoding alanine racemase produces the protein MNETASLRARAEIDLAALRANVRVLRERAAGAQLMAVVKSDGYGHGAVPCARAAREAGAAWLGTATPQEAFALRAAGLDGRIMCWLWTPGGPWREAIDADIDVSVSGMWALREAVAAAGAAGRAARVQLKADTGLGRNGCQPADWPELVTEALAAERAGHVRITGLWSHFACADEPGHPSIAAQLDVFRAMVAYAEKEGVEPEVRHIANSPATLTVPEAHFDLVRTGIAMYGISPAPELGVPADFGLRPVMTLAASVALVKDAPAGHGVSYGHHYTTPAGTTLGLVPVGYADGVPRHASGRGPVLIGGKVRTVAGRVAMDQFVVDLDGDRPEAGAEAVLFGPGDRGEPTAQDWAEAADTIAYEIVTRIGARVPRVYVHEAAGPGVPPRTVAPFRATGATEGVAR, from the coding sequence ATGAACGAGACAGCGTCCCTGAGAGCCCGTGCCGAGATCGACCTCGCCGCGCTGCGCGCCAACGTGCGTGTCCTGCGCGAGCGGGCGGCCGGGGCGCAGCTCATGGCCGTGGTGAAGTCCGACGGATACGGGCACGGGGCGGTGCCCTGTGCCAGGGCCGCGCGGGAGGCCGGGGCGGCCTGGCTCGGCACCGCCACCCCGCAGGAGGCGTTCGCCCTGCGCGCGGCCGGGCTCGACGGCCGGATCATGTGCTGGCTGTGGACGCCGGGCGGGCCCTGGCGCGAGGCGATCGACGCCGACATCGACGTGTCGGTCAGCGGTATGTGGGCGCTGCGCGAGGCCGTCGCGGCAGCCGGAGCGGCGGGCCGCGCGGCCCGTGTCCAGCTCAAGGCCGACACCGGGCTCGGCCGGAACGGCTGCCAGCCCGCCGACTGGCCGGAGCTGGTCACCGAGGCGCTGGCCGCCGAGCGGGCCGGACACGTCCGGATCACCGGACTCTGGTCCCACTTCGCCTGCGCCGACGAGCCCGGCCACCCCTCGATCGCCGCCCAGCTCGACGTCTTCCGCGCGATGGTGGCGTACGCGGAGAAGGAGGGCGTGGAGCCCGAGGTGCGGCACATCGCCAACTCCCCGGCCACGCTCACGGTCCCCGAGGCCCACTTCGACCTCGTCCGGACCGGCATCGCCATGTACGGCATCTCGCCCGCCCCCGAGCTGGGCGTCCCCGCCGACTTCGGGCTGCGCCCGGTGATGACGCTCGCCGCCTCCGTCGCCCTGGTCAAGGACGCCCCCGCCGGCCACGGCGTCAGCTACGGCCACCACTACACGACGCCCGCCGGGACGACCCTCGGCCTGGTCCCGGTCGGCTACGCGGACGGCGTCCCGCGCCACGCGTCGGGCCGGGGCCCCGTCCTGATCGGCGGGAAGGTGCGCACGGTCGCGGGCCGCGTCGCCATGGACCAGTTCGTCGTCGACCTCGACGGCGACCGGCCCGAGGCGGGCGCGGAAGCGGTGCTGTTCGGACCGGGCGACCGGGGGGAGCCGACCGCACAGGACTGGGCGGAGGCCGCCGACACCATCGCGTACGAGATCGTCACCCGCATCGGGGCCCGCGTGCCGAGGGTGTACGTGCACGAGGCGGCCGGGCCGGGCGTTCCGCCCCGAACGGTCGCCCCGTTCCGGGCGACCGGGGCGACCGAGGGCGTGGCGCGGTGA